In Kwoniella pini CBS 10737 chromosome 4, complete sequence, one DNA window encodes the following:
- a CDS encoding 26S protease regulatory subunit 6B, translating into MEEIGIDLKLEDPTLPSQITEKQALLNSLPTSDEELYSTWKRLEAHREFLELQEEYIRDETQNLRRELLRAQEEVKRIQSVPLVIGQFLEPVDERRGIVGSTTGSNYVVRILSTLDRELLKPSSSVALHRHSNALVDILPPEADSSIAMLGADEKPDVKYSDIGGLDSQKQEIREAVELPLIQMDLYRKIGIDPPRGVLLYGPPGTGKTMLVKAVANSTSASFIRVVGSEFVQKYLGEGPRMVRDVFRLARENSPCIIFIDEVDAIATKRFDAQTGSDREVQRILLELLNQMDGFDQQTTVKVIMATNRADTLDPALLRPGRLDRKIEMPLPSRRERRLIFQTVTSKMNLGPDVDLEDYVSRPDQLSSAQIASICQSAGLQAVRKNRYVILPVDFEEAWKGAVKRSDETHEFYR; encoded by the exons ATGGAAGAGATAGGCATCGATCTGAAACTTGAG GATCCCACTCTCCCCTCACAAATAACAGAGAAACAAGCTTTACTCAACTCATTACCTACAAGCGACGAGGAGTTATATAGTACTTGGAAACGTCTGGAAGCTCACAGGGAATTCCTAGAATTACAAGAG GAATACATCAGAGATGAGACCCAGAACTTGCGAAGAGAATTGCTGAGAGcacaagaagaagtgaaGAGGATACAAAGTGTTCCTCTTGTTATTGGGCAATTCTTAGAGCCTGTAGACGAGAGAAGAGGTATTGTAGGATCCACCACTG GTTCTAATTATGTGGTACGAATTCTGTCAACCCTTGATCGAGAACTCctcaaaccttcttcatctgttgCCTTACATCGACACTCCAATGCTCTTGTAGATATCTTACCGCCCGAAGCAGATTCATCCATAGCGATGTTAGGAGCAGATGAGAAACCTGACGTGAAGTATAGTGATATTGGTGGATTAGATAGTCAAAAACAGGAAATAAGAGAAGCTGTCGAGTTACCTTTAATCCAAATGGATTTGTACAGAAAGATCGGTATTGATCCTCCTAGAGGTGTTTTGTTATACGGTCCTCCAG GTACCGGTAAGACAATGTTGGTTAAGGCTGTGGCCAATTCAACTTCCGCTTCTTTCATCAGAGTTGTCGGTTCGGAATTCGTACAGAAATATTTAGGTGAA GGTCCTCGTATGGTCAGAGATGTGTTCAGACTTGCTCGAGAAAATTCACCttgtatcatcttcattgatGAAGTAGATGCTATCGCTACGAAACGTTTCGATGCTCAAACCGGATCCGATAGAGAAGTACAACGTATTTTGTTGGAACTTTTGAATCAGATGGATGGTTTTGATCAACAAACAACCGTCAAA GTAATCATGGCTACCAACCGAGCTGATACTTTGGATCCCGCTTTGTTGCGTCCAGGTCGTTTAGATAGAAAGATTGAGATGCCTTTACCATCGCGAAGGGAACGACGATTGATCTTCCAAACCGTTACTTCGAAGATGAACCTGGGACCCGATGTAGATTTAGAGGATT ACGTATCTCGACCTGATCAATTGAGTTCAGCTCAAATTGCATCAATCTGTCAATCTGCAGGATTACAAG CTGTCAGGAAGAACCGATACGTCATTTTACCGGTTGACTTTGAAGAAGCatggaag GGAGCCGTCAAGAGATCCGACGAAACTCACGAATTCT ATCGATAG